From a region of the Falco cherrug isolate bFalChe1 chromosome 9, bFalChe1.pri, whole genome shotgun sequence genome:
- the ENDOG gene encoding endonuclease G, mitochondrial: MLRARWLLPGAALALGAGLGAALGARRRPESDAVAALLGRLPVVPAVAAAGPPGAAGGELAKYGLPGLAQLRARGSYLLCYDPRSRGALWVIERLERERLRGPSERAACVFREDDSVHEYHRATNADYRGSGFDRGHLAAAANHRWSQEAMQDTFYLSNVAPQDPHLNAHAWNSLERYSRSLARSNKDVYVCTGPLYLPRMEADGKMYVKYQVIGKNHVAVPTHFFKVLILEKESGEIELRSYVMPNSPVDEKIPLERFLVPIESIERASGLLFVPNILKRTSNLKAITAGNQR, from the exons ATGCTGCGCGCCCGGTGGCTGCTGCCCGGCGCCGCGCTGGCCCtgggcgcggggctgggggcggccctgggcgcccggcggcggcccgAGAGCGACGCGGTGGCGGCGCTGCTGGGCCGCCTGCCCGTGGTGCCCGCCGTGGCGGCGGCCGGCccgccgggggcggcggggggcgagCTGGCCAAGTACGGGCTGCCCGGGCTGGCGCAGCTGCGCGCGCGCGGCTCCTACCTGCTGTGCTACGACCCGCGCAGCCGCGGCGCGCTCTGGGTGATCGAGCGGCTCGAGCGCGAGCGGCTGCGCGGGCCCTCGGAGCGCGCCGCCTGCGTGTTCCGCGAGGACGACTCGGTGCACGAGTACCACCGCGCCACCAACGCCGACTACCGCGGCAGCGGCTTCGACCGCGGGCACCTGGCGGCCGCCGCCAACCACCGCTGGAGCCAGGAGGCCATGCAGGACACCTTCTACCTCAGCAACGTGGCCCCGCAG GACCCCCACCTGAACGCGCACGCCTGGAACAGCCTGGAGCGGTACAGCAGGAGCTTGGCCAGGAGCAACAAGGACGTCTACGTCTGCACGGGGCCGCTTTACCTGCCCAG GATGGAGGCGGACGGGAAGATGTATGTCAAGTACCAGGTGATCGGGAAGAACCACGTAGCCGTCCCCACCCACTTCTTCAAGGTGCTCATCTTGGAAAAGGAGAGCGGGGAGATAGAGTTGCGCTCCTACGTGATGCCAAACAGCCCCGTGGATGAGAAGATCCCCCTGGAACGGTTCCTGGTTCCTATTGAGAGTATTGAGCGAGCCTCGGGGCTTCTCTTTGTCCCCAACATCCTGAAGAGAACAAGTAACTTGAAAGCTATCACAGCTGGAAACCAGCGTTGA